One genomic region from Maylandia zebra isolate NMK-2024a unplaced genomic scaffold, Mzebra_GT3a scaffold20, whole genome shotgun sequence encodes:
- the LOC143416144 gene encoding centrosomal protein of 170 kDa protein B-like, with protein MSVTSWFLVSSSGTRHRLPREMIFVGREDCELMLQSRSVDKQHAVINYNPTTDEHLVKDLGSLNGTFVNDLRIPDQTYITLKLSDIIRFGYDSHVYVLEKSQHKVPEEALKHEKYSSQLQMSLKPSEGKKSDVDERARGEKAQSTKSLAQEAPVCRPTPLYGQPSWWGEEDYGSKVQTSDEPHSDVQKDAPSADPEFSASLSDCQPKSAFPSYHREPSYFEIPTKDFQHPKSSGAELHEIPTKDTDTPPAPPSLPTPTPPVVQSHASFTIEFDDCMPGKIKIKDHITKFSTRQRKLQATPTKTAIMATPAEVMSAESKVADWLVHSDVSMMKRRPPSEDVYSTKSDLAMNIKTLKGHHHEDGTQSDSEDPVLKGRGKSHHSVRTEHSMQSELSQASQQVIQSGQSIHSQLHQPLQYAPPRPASASPVAPERPLSQSPPKALSPTEFPKQAPPEHLTQQAFIIEFFDDNPRKKRSQSFTHNPAHADSYSTLRAKLERRKGGERPASVHGHIPPTQQVTVPLKSQSHGGPQRSSSLKREKTEGEAASSASSSRSSSGIIIRMLYDNDVTVVFLPITHMWHTRTTHLQRLAKTSTMMTISELKTETSVWLNIHSKNWSVKISGLKMLELISTLKVSF; from the exons ATGAGTGTGACATCATGGTTCCTGGTAAGCAGTTCGGGGACTCGACACCGCCTCCCCCGAGAGATGATTTTTGTGGGCCGAGAGGACTGCGAGCTGATGCTTCAG tctCGCAGTGTGGACAAACAGCACGCTGTCATCAACTACAACCCGACCACTGATGAACACCTGGTGAAGGACCTGGGCAGCCTCAATGGG acatTTGTAAACGACCTTCGGATTCCTGATCAGACCTACATCACCCTCAAACTGTCCGACATCATCCGCTTCGGATACG ATTCTCACGTCTACGTTCTGGAGAAAAGTCAACACAAAGTCCCAGAGGAGGCCCTAAAG CATGAGAAGTACAGCAGTCAGCTGCAGATGAGCCTAAAGCCTTCAGAGGGGAAGAAGAGTGACGTGGATGAGCGGGCGAGAGGCGAGAAAGCGCAGAGTACCAAGAGCCTCGCACAGG AGGCGCCGGTGTGTCGGCCCACTCCTTTGTATGGCCAGCCTTCCTGGTGGGGAGAGGAGGATTATGGGAGTAAAGTCCAAACCAGCGATGAGCCACATTCAG ATGTTCAGAAAGACGCTCCCTCTGCAGATCCAGAATTTTCTGCATCGCTGTCAGACTGTCAGCCAAAGTCCGCCTTCCCTTCGTACCACCGTGAGCCGAGCTACTTTGAGATCCCCACCAAGGACTTCCAGCACCCTAAGTCCTCAGGCGCGGAGCTCCATGAGATCCCCACCAAGGACACTGACACGCCCCCGGCCCCACCCTCACTTCCCACTCCGACTCCGCCTGTCGTTCAGAGCCATGCCTCCTTTACCATTGAGTTTGATGATTGCATGCCTGGGAAGATCAAGATTAAAGACCACATCACCAAGTTCTCCACTCGCCAGAGGAAGCTGCAGGCTACACCCACCAAGACAGCCATCATGGCCACACCTGCAGAGGTGATGTCAGCAGAGAGCAAGGTGGCTGACTGGCTGGTCCACAGTGATGTAAGCATGATGAAGAGACGCCCACCGTCTGAAGACGTTTACAGCACCAAGAGTGACCTCGCCATGAACATCAAGACCCTGAAAG GTCACCACCATGAGGATGGGACCCAGAGTGACTCAGAGGACCCAGTTCTCAAAGGAAGGGGTAAATCCCACCACTCGGTCCGCACTGAGCACTCTATGCAATCAGAGCTGTCCCAGGCGTCGCAGCAGGTCATCCAATCAGGCCAGTCCATCCATAGTCAGCTACACCAACCACTGCAGTATGCTCCACCCAGACCGGCCTCTGCCTCACCCGTAGCCCCTGAGAGGCCCCTGTCCCAGAGTCCTCCTAAAGCTCTGTCACCCACCGAATTTCCCAAACAGGCGCCCCCCGAGCACCTCACTCAGCAAGCTTTCATCATTGAGTTCTTTGATGACAACCCACGCAAGAAGCGCTCTCAGTCCTTCACCCACAACCCCGCCCATGCTGACTCGTACTCCACACTCAGAGCCAAGTTGGAGCGGCGGAAAGGCGGCGAGAGGCCGGCATCTGTGCACGGCCACATCCCTCCCACACAGCAGGTGACGGTTCCTCTGAAGAGTCAGAGCCATGGCGGCCCTCAGAGGTCAAGCTCTCTGAAGAGAGAAAAGACTGAGGGGGAGGCGGCTTCGTCGGCTTCCTCGTCTCGCTCCTCATCGGGCATCATCATCCGTATGCTGTATGATAATGATGTAACCGTTGTGTTCCTGCCTATAACACATATGTGGCACACACGTACTACACATTTACAGCGTCTAGCAAAAACATCCACAATGATGACAATATCTGaactaaaaacagaaacatcagtgTGGCTAAATATACACAGCAAAAACTGGAGTGTTAAAATTTCAGGGTTAAAGATGTTAGAGTTGATTTCCACTCTCAAAGTGTCATTTTAA